A region of Trypanosoma brucei brucei TREU927 chromosome 1, complete sequence DNA encodes the following proteins:
- a CDS encoding hypothetical protein, unlikely (GPI-Anchor Signal predicted for Tb927.1.1250 by DGPI v2.04 with cleavage site probability 0.25800002 near 83) has translation MKTSLVYICVCMCVCVTSDTLRIHARNEVSGGEQINRDGHDFLLNVNINRLIQFVRPMKKEKKKEKKRKKKKEKRKKHFRCHSRAIGLVEVVEELRYGMCCSL, from the coding sequence ATGAAAACGAGTCtagtgtatatatgtgtgtgtatgtgtgtgtgtgtaacaAGTGATACGCTTCGTATTCACGCTAGAAATGAGGTTAGTGGAGGAGAACAAATTAATCGGGACGGCCATGACTTCCTCTTGAACGTTAACATAAACCGATTAATTCAATTCGTCAGaccaatgaaaaaagaaaagaaaaaagaaaagaaaagaaaaaagaaaaaagaaaaaagaaaaaaacattttaGGTGTCACAGCAGGGCCATTGGTCtggtggaggtggtggagGAACTACGTTACGGAATGTGCTGCTCGTTGTAA
- a CDS encoding hypothetical protein, unlikely (unlikely gene, opposite strand to gene cluster) → MVSLRCFAFFDKCYGMYRISSFFENKKKFYSSLMDFIFIFYFFFVALSTINTIPHPPLSLTPKIIKKRKKKRKKGGTYARVCCGKRDEEWRGKGGKEGKIIKKGKKKKRKTEEKNRQKAADRNVTSLHIHSPLFLLLFFFFLSFNNIYFLLKRSFPSAHPHLGH, encoded by the coding sequence ATGGTGTCCCTCAGATGCTTCGCTTTCTTCGACAAGTGTTACGGCATGTATCgaatatcttctttttttgaaaataaaaaaaaattctatAGTTCGTTAATGgactttatttttattttttattttttttttgttgcgttATCAACAATCAATACGATTCCccatcctcctctttccctcacccctaaaataattaaaaaaaggaaaaaaaagagaaaaaaaggaggaacatACGCGCGAGTATGTTGTGGGAAAAGAGATGAGGAATGgcggggaaaagggggaaaggagggaaaaataattaaaaaaggaaaaaaaaagaagagaaaaacagaagagaaaaacagacaaaaagcAGCCGACCGTAACGTGACGTCCCTCCACATTCATTCCCccttatttttgcttcttttctttttctttctttctttcaataatatttatttcttaCTCAAGCGCTCTTTCCCTTCAGCACATCCGCATCTGGGCCATTAG
- a CDS encoding homocysteine S-methyltransferase, putative: MKDISCPTGETGSIFEKSKKFQHFFTMDGAVGTLVERCGLDPSKMGSMWSTSALITDEEIVRYVHKSYLDVGADVILTNTYQMHAAGCAQAGVTMNEVVNTAVRVLCDGITPERAAATKEAKVWAQHVMNNKRSEFVNVFAPLFYGPRDDASKCPVLVGGSLGSYGASLGNAQEYRGEYEVNEDIIRDYYVGRFMAFVNHVDEKEAHLKVDFIMIETIPLLNEAIEIFTWLKYQKEDETLRSAPVCLSFISCLREPRPDVTVDDATLNEWWLAAESNIRLIDGNTFEKAFNSLMELQLPQLVGFGTNCCSPLEASVVASAFLKKKKHKVTDPSLALFLYSNSGENFKEGEWHWGGQLPRGSHSPTSSPKETLPFTTLQRLMLCCEADVRTAAFFAYQLLLQRPEADDWLFDIIICGGCCRSTPEDIAMIRSLV; the protein is encoded by the coding sequence ATGAAGGACATTAGTTGCCCTACGGGGGAAACCGGCTCGATATTTGAGAAATCCAAGAAGTTTCAACATTTCTTTACGATGGATGGAGCTGTGGGGACATTGGTGGAAAGATGTGGTTTGGATCCATCTAAAATGGGTTCCATGTGGTCAACATCTGCACTTATCACGGATGAAGAAATAGTTCGTTACGTTCATAAATCCTACTTGGATGTGGGGGCCGATGTTATTTTAACAAATACTTATCAAATGCACGCCGCTGGATGTGCTCAGGCGGGAGTAACCATGAATGAAGTGGTAAACACCGCCGTCCGTGTTTTGTGCGACGGCATCACGCCTGAACGTGCGGCGGCAACAAAAGAGGCAAAAGTATGGGCTCAACATGTTATGAATAACAAAAGGAGCGAATTCGTAAATGTGTTTGCTCCACTTTTTTATGGACCACGAGATGATGCATCAAAATGCCCGGTGTTGGTTGGTGGTAGTCTCGGATCATATGGAGCTTCACTCGGGAATGCGCAGGAATACCGCGGGGAATATGAGGTTAATGAAGACATCATCAGGGATTATTATGTAGGAAGGTTTATGGCCTTTGTGAACCATGTGGATGAGAAGGAGGCCCACTTGAAGGTGGATTTCATCATGATTGAAACAATTCCATTGTTAAATGAAGCAATAGAAATATTTACATGGCTGAAATATCAGAAGGAAGATGAGACACTTCGGTCGGCACCGGTGTGTTTgtcatttatttcttgtttacGGGAACCGCGTCCTGACGTGACTGTTGATGATGCCACTTTGAATGAATGGTGGCTGGCGGCGGAATCAAACATCCGTCTTATTGATGGCAATACGTTTGAGAAGGCGTTTAATTCTCTAATGGAACTTCAGTTACCGCAGCTGGTTGGGTTTGGAACCAACTGCTGTAGTCCTCTTGAAGCGAGTGTCGTTGCAAGTGCTTttctcaaaaagaaaaagcataaGGTGACGGACCCATCACTAGCGCTATTTTTGTATTCAAATTCTGGCGAAAACTTCAAGGAGGGGGAATGGCATTGGGGCGGTCAATTACCACGGGGTTCACATTCACCAACATCCAGCCCTAAGGAAACATTACCATTTACAACATTACAGAGATTAATGTTGTGTTGCGAAGCTGATGTCCGCACCGCTGCTTTTTTTGCCTATCAGTTACTGCTTCAAAGGCCCGAAGCGGACGATTGGCTTTTCGATATTATCATCTGCGGCGGTTGTTGTCGTTCAACTCCTGAAGATATTGCTATGATACGCAGTTTAGTGTGa
- a CDS encoding hypothetical protein, unlikely (gene predicted by glimmer): MCVCVCVFYIFSLCLGLYDGGAGVILNWRSEICLSFKVVFTGERNEEIQSRGEGKCGDIYVECVCLCAASLCICPQ, translated from the coding sequence atgtgtgtgtgtgtatgtgtgttttatattttttcattgtGCCTTGGGCTGTACGATGGTGGTGCCGGTGTGATTCTCAACTGGAGAAGTGAAATCTGCCTTTCATTTAAGGTAGTATTTACGGGTGAGCGAAATGAGGAGATCCAGTCGCGAGGCGAGGGTAAATGCGGTGACATTTACGTTGAATGTGTATGCCTTTGCGCAGCGTCGTTGTGCATTTGCCCTCAGTGA
- a CDS encoding FG-GAP repeat protein; intergrin alpha chain protein codes for MACSTKRDASDIRDGRTERRLPAIPLDAWAFRRMAPQGSITPSGLITADVDGDGVEEVIIGTTEGQLLLLKMGYRTPVYSRTIPATISVVLYSAKTLRLLLVTLEGQCEVIEGFITGSKTIACSSRGGSTTSSRKRDEDATAGVMGSEMCSGGSHSGVYSECLDKEYQPCGASYIFSIPPNCICGDIGVDEKSGEGNIVFLGSYDGHVYVYSVSPLGERLGLLFLHSHVSSIKSFIVPANGTALPPSRDDHLTCAESSSTTTASFTMETWRRCSLLLVCCSQRIVLLGASREEIMHWQGHHQPRTVSMVGYVCEGCAATSACMRPTDAVGSLTIGMETPLSDSSTSLNKTAPLEPKWQFPLYHLSKSNVHLPTEEGGRQVAPQEESTAELHAPWLLPWKYSQHQGSSNATVTTLEIQQCRHSYQRQHDSVASTSTTHDHGESSPKVNDADVIIRSPAAVDVATAPHAAQFAVATEDGRWFIFEMLLAGSSIGTASPGRIGDGPVEGSTSSFRGTVVCLMSGCVQDAGFVERVRVVNVGNDGFQAIFLSMDGTCYALDAHKNTVVTSRVKAGALSFTVMGCASENGEAGSPAGNTAAAAMRQNEALSSLAPCGFSLVSVAVDEVVVLSIGGESHEWTPPTGADGLVRDRGSSALQTRISTNEGGRGIHEGSEQSNRKLLDQTENDAPDEDAVMLKLGALLLKGSHNPGDVERFSEEYRRFVARKFCAFGLTQKEWRMLQQLGE; via the coding sequence ATGGCATGCAGTACCAAAAGGGATGCGAGCGATATTCGAGACGGGAGAACTGAGCGGCGATTACCTGCCATTCCCCTTGATGCGTGGGCATTCCGCCGTATGGCACCTCAAGGCTCCATCACCCCAAGTGGCCTCATCACCGCAGATGTGGATGGTGACggtgtggaagaggtaaTTATTGGCACAACAGAGGGgcagttgctgttgttgaagATGGGTTACAGGACACCCGTGTATTCTCGAACGATTCCTGCCACGATTTCTGTGGTTCTTTATAGCGCAAAGACGCTTCGTCTCCTTTTGGTGACACTGGAAGGACAATGTGAAGTGATAGAGGGATTCATTACTGGCAGTAAAACTATAGCCTGCTCATCTCGTGGTGGGTCTACGACATCTTCTCGCAAGAGGGATGAAGATGCAACCGCCGGTGTCATGGGTTCGGAGATGTGTTCTGGGGGAAGCCACAGCGGGGTCTACAGTGAATGTTTGGACAAGGAGTATCAACCCTGTGGGGCCTCTTACATCTTTTCCATCCCGCCAAACTGCATTTGCGGTGATATTGGCGTCGATGAGAAAAGCGGCGAGGGAAACATTGTTTTCTTGGGATCATATGATGGTCATGTGTACGTTTATTCCGTTTCGCCTCTTGGTGAACGGCTTgggttgctttttcttcactcccATGTTTCCTCCATAAAATCGTTTATTGTGCCGGCCAACGGGACTGCACTGCCACCTTCCAGAGATGACCACCTTACGTGCGCGGAAAGCAGCAGCACTACTACAGCATCATTTACGATGGAAACCTGGCGCAGATGCTCCTTATTGCTCGTCTGCTGCAGCCAGCGTATCGTATTGCTTGGTGCCTCTCGGGAGGAAATAATGCACTGGCAGGGGCACCATCAACCTCGAACGGTTTCGATGGTTGGGTACGTGTGTGAGGGATGTGCAGCAACCTCGGCGTGCATGCGACCCACAGATGCTGTAGGCTCTTTGACTATAGGAATGGAGACTCCGCTTTCTGACAGTAGCACTTCTTTAAACAAAACGGCACCATTGGAACCCAAGTGGCAGTTTCCACTTTATCATTTGTCGAAGAGTAATGTACATCTTCCCACTGAGGAAGGTGGTAGACAGGTGGCCCCTCAGGAGGAAAGTACCGCCGAGTTGCACGCTCCGTGGTTGTTGCCCTGGAAATATTCGCAACATCAAGGCAGCTCAAATGCCACGGTGACAACACTGGAAATTCAACAGTGTCGCCATTCTTATCAGCGGCAGCATGACAGTGTTGCCAGCACCAGCACAACACATGACCATGGGGAATCATCTCCTAAGGTTAATGACGCGGACGTGATTATTCGCTCACCTGCAGCTGTAGATGTAGCAACTGCGCCACATGCTGCGCAGTTCGCCGTTGCCACGGAGGACGGTCGTTGGTTCATATTCGAAATGTTGCTCGCAGGTTCGAGCATTGGAACGGCTTCCCCGGGGCGAATAGGGGATGGGCCGGTTGAAGGCTCCACATCTTCATTCCGTGGGACGGTTGTGTGTTTAATGTCGGGTTGTGTCCAAGATGCCGGATTCGTTGAACGTGTTCGCGTCGTCAATGTAGGAAACGATGGGTTCCAGGCAATCTTCCTTTCCATGGACGGGACCTGTTATGCCCTTGATGCGCACAAAAATACCGTTGTCACATCACGGGTGAAGGCGGGTGCGCTTTCCTTTACCGTAATGGGGTGTGCTTCAGAAAATGGGGAAGCTGGATCCCCTGCCGGTAacactgccgctgctgcaatgCGTCAGAATGAGGCGCTCTCCAGTCTTGCTCCATGCGGATTTTCTCTCGTTagtgttgctgttgatgaGGTGGTGGTTTTGTCAATTGGTGGTGAATCGCATGAGTGGACTCCACCAACAGGTGCGGATGGTTTAGTTCGTGATCGTGGGTCCTCGGCGCTTCAAACGCGCATATCTACGAATGAGGGCGGTCGTGGTATCCATGAAGGTAGTGAACAGTCAAATCGAAAGCTCCTTGACCAAACGGAAAACGATGCACCCGATGAAGATGCTGTAATGTTGAAGCTCGGCGCCCTGCTTCTAAAAGGTAGCCATAACCCCGGGGATGTTGAGCGTTTCTCGGAGGAGTACCGGCGTTTTGTTGCTCGGAAGTTTTGTGCGTTTGGCCTCACACAGAAGGAGTGGAGGATGCTTCAGCAGCTGGGCGAGTAG